In Oncorhynchus keta strain PuntledgeMale-10-30-2019 chromosome 19, Oket_V2, whole genome shotgun sequence, a single genomic region encodes these proteins:
- the LOC118398079 gene encoding thioredoxin-interacting protein-like: protein MVVISKRVKTFEVIFSDPSKTFYCSGDKVAGKILVEVAEVTRVSAMKVLGVGCAKVEYAKGKQKCREENEYLRYEEVVQLDDQPADHDGSVILRPGNKYEYMFGFELPQQGQIVSSYKGKFGYVQYYVKAFMERPAQPALECKKHFEVEEPLDVNTPDLLSPTGGMKEKKVTCMFIPDGQVSLNAKIDRKGFCEGEDICICAKFENTCSRIVVPKAAIISKHTYQANGRTKVFRQKLSSVRGNHIISGMCDAWQGKTIRVPKIKPSMLGCNIIRVEYALMIYMHIPGSEKLILELPLVIGTAGLGSRTNSMSSTDGSVSNASASWVSLRMPSAPPSYCDVTRDCRLDQPLTPLLNDYDGDDSPIFMHASAFQFPNLPAYSEVDEEFSGNAHMLQVC from the exons ATGGTTGTTATATCAAAGAGAGTGAAGACCTTCGAGGTTATTTTCAGCGATCCTAGCAAGACTTTTTACTGCAGTGGAGACAAAGTAGCCGGGAAGATCCTGGTGGAAGTAGCTGAGGTGACGAGAGTCTCGGCTATGAAAGTGCTCGGAGTTGGATGCGCAAAAGTGGAATATGCCAAAGGAAAGCAGAAATGCCGAGAGGAGAATGAGTACTTGAGATACGAAGAGGTTGTTCAACTTGATGACCAGCCAGCTG ATCATGATGGCTCAGTTATCCTTAGACCTGGCAACAAGTATGAGTACATGTTTGGATTTGAGCTCCCCCAGCAAGG GCAGATTGTGTCTTCCTACAAGGGCAAGTTTGGCTATGTCCAATACTACGTCAAGGCCTTTATGGAGAGACCTGCTCAGCCTGCCCTGGAGTGCAAGAAACACTTTGAGGTGGAGGAGCCCCTGGATGTGAACACACCAGATCTGTTG tctcctacAGGTGGCATGAAGGAGAAGAAGGTCACCTGCATGTTCATTCCTGATGGCCAGGTATCCCTGAATGCCAAGATTGACCGCAAGGGGTTCTGTGAGGGTGAAGACATCTGCATCTGCGCCAAGTTTGAGAACACCTGCTCACGGATTGTGGTCCCCAAGGCAGCCATCATCTCCAAGCACACCTACCAGGCCAATGGCAGGACCAAGGTCTTCCGGCAGAAGCTGTCCTCTGTGCGCGGCAACCACATCATCTCCGGCATGTGCGACGCCTGGCAGGGAAAGACCATCCGGGTGCCCAAGATCAAGCCCTCTATGCTGGGCTGCAACATCATCCGTGTAGAGTACGCCCTCATG ATCTACATGCACATCCCAGGCAGCGAAAAGCTGATCCTGGAGCTGCCGCTGGTCATCGGCACAGCCGGCCTGGGAAGCCGCACCAACAGCATGAGCAGCACAGATGGCTCGGTCAGCAACGCCTCAGCCAGCTGGGTGTCCCTGCGCATGCCTTCTGCTCCCCCCAGCTACTGTGACGTCACACGTGACTGCCGCCTGGACCAGCCCCTCACGCCCCTTCTGAATGACTACGATGGTGACGACAGCCCCATCTTCATGCACGCCTCTGCGTTCCAGTTCCCGAACCTGCCTGCCTACTCTGAG GTTGATGAGGAGTTCAGTGGCAACGCTCACATGCTGCAGGTCTGCTGA